Part of the Chelmon rostratus isolate fCheRos1 chromosome 10, fCheRos1.pri, whole genome shotgun sequence genome is shown below.
aaaaaaaaaaaaaaagataaaaggaCCATAACATCATGTACAGTCACAAGGTGGAGCGGTAAACTTGTAAAGCTAAGAAAAAAATATAGTGATTTAGGTGAAATGAAAGTCTATTAATCATGGAACAAAAGTTAGTTGGGAGGCAATGGGAAAGTGCAGGAGAGCTGCCATGGTGTAGAGATGCTATCTGTACTGCGAGGAAGGGGattgcgtgtatgtgtgtgtttggcgtGTCCATGCTCTGAGGGTTGTTTGTGTTGGGTGGAGGGGTAGAGGGCGTGTGTGCTGCGAGGGGTCCAGGGCGGTGTGCCTGAAGGTCCCCAAGGGGACCCGACTCTCCTCTTGTCCCTTTACACTTTCCTGAAAGGATTGTATTCTTTCTATCTGAGGAAGAGAGACCAGCCCATAGGGAAATGGGGCCAAAGGTGGGAAAACTTATGACACAGCTACCCAAAGTGCAATGAATTTCAGAACAACGCTATCCcgcagacacaaaaacatgtgcataCAAAGTACTTTCACCTTccttcttaaaataaaaatgaaaatagactGACCAAAGGCACGGATGAGCTCTCTCTGTACTGCCCAGGTGACTGTCTTGATCAGGGAGGCAGAAGTGAGACCAGCAAACAGCATATTGTACAGGAACACGATGTAGAAGTTCCCAAGCCAGTTATACCGACCAAAGTCTCCCAGTAGATCGAAGCGGGTGATCCCTAACATGGTGGAACAGAAGCAAAAGAACATGTGTCAATTGAGAATCAACCGCCCAAACCAGGTCTTACCTGCAGCTACAGTATTCATGGCATACAATCGCCCTCTTGTGGGCATTACTAAAACTACAAGTAAAATGTTGATTCAGCAACTCCTGACATTACGCACCAGATGCTATTTAATTCCATACTAACTGTACATATGTGCTATATAAGAGCTGACAAAGTGTACTATTTTATGGTTGTTATACAAGATATCTACGTAGCTTCAAAGAGAAAGAGtagactgtttttccagattCTTCTGTTTTCCAAGATCTTCTTTGAACTGTCTCATCACCATCCATTATTATAATGGAAAAGCAGCAGCTAACTACTTTCATTTGTGTATTGCATTGGGGAACAATAGTGTAAACTCAACAACACACTCAAGATGATCCGCCAagatcattcatttttaaaagcagaatttaaTGCTGTCACCAACTACGTACTCAACACAAGAATTAGCGTGGTGTGTGTAATTGAGACACAGCTGTAGTCTCCGATAAATGCTGCATTTGCCATTGATGACATGTTCTTACCAAGTGTGCGTGAAAAGACTGGCAGCGCTGAGCTCAGGATAAGCAGTGACACGCAGTTTGCAATGATCTGAAATCAACAGAAATGTAGAGGTTACTAAAAGGAGTAAACGCAGGACATCACCAGCTTCTGGTTATATCCAGCGAGATAAGAACACGTAAAGGTTAGCTGTCAGATACCTGAGTGAGGTTGGTGTCCTGTGCACGAGGCAGGAGGCCAGTGAAGAGAGGAGAACTGTAGAAGCCCACCACTGACGACACCATCAGATAGCTGAAATTCATTTTAAGGACAACACTGGAGAGAAGACTAATATATTCACAGAGATGGCAAATAGGATCCAGAAAGTGagtttgaaatgtttaatgtttgaatGTAAGAGCATGACTCTACATCACATCCTTGTCAAATATCAAGGGGTCTGTAAGTGGCTCAGTCACAGGCAAATGGACAGAAAGAGTTAACCCAGTATGCACCCACTCATAGGTGAATGGGATAAAGGATACAGGATAAGGACTACTTGAACTGCGGCGCCCAGTGAGCCGAACATGGAAAAGGAGGCCATCCCCAGGTGAGGgtcctaaaacacacaaaaataacaatctCCAGTGAACACAGATGACTGGATGTGGCACACCGTGCATGAAATGTTCACAAGTTCTTTCTGGATAAATCCTCACCTCCATTCCTCTGGGCATAGCCGTCTCATCCAGGAGCAACTCCAGCACATTGAAACAGACCATGAGGACACACATCACCTAAGGTGACATGCACAGTTATTATACAACaactaatataataaatgaCAGGGTTCAGACAGCTTTTTAAGAGTATAATTCAAGCACTTACAGAATTCCTATACAGCCACAGAAATCAATGTACATAATCGTTTATTTTACCTGTTGTTCATATTAACATTGATTAGATGTTTTGATCAGGATTATTTATTGCTTGCTAATTTCAACCCCAGGAGACAACAGACTAATATGATGAAATgataatttcatttcaaacattaaaatatttgtgGTTTACATGAGTCTCTTTGTAGATGAAACACCAGATTATgttgaaaatcaagcatttttcaagGAGTATATTTGAATTCAAGAAGATTTCCGACCTTGAAAACATGACAGTTAAAATAAGCATTTTCAGAGTTAAAACAGCCCATGAGAATACATATATGAATAAAGTAGCAAGTACCGTCAATGCGAGGAGCACAAGCATAGCCAGTGGATAGCCCAGGTTTCGCTGCCATGGGGACGCTTTCCTACGCATTTCTGTGAGgaaagcaagaagaaaaaatgagagaaaagcaacaaatgacTATACAATGTAGTCACTGTGAAAGAAGGCCAGCAGGGAGCAGCCTGTTCAGTCAATCTTACCCAGGGCGATGCGCTTGCTCCGAACTGTTTGGTACTCCTTTTTCATCGCCTCCATGTTCAGCTTGACCCAGCATGATGTATTGCCACCTTGAATCAGACAACAGCACGCGGTGGAGACAAAAAGTCAATCAGTTCACTTTAAATTGAATCATCAGAAAATGGCAAAGGAGTGTGTTTACGATGACGCACTCACAGTTCAGTTTCCTGGAGAGCGAGTCTTCCTCAAAACTGGTGCAGCTCAAAGTGTCCTCTACATCCTCCAACAGCTGAGGGGGACAAGAGGCGTCAATCAACTGGGAAACTACAGTTCACGGCCACAAGCCACAAATGTAAAGGCTGCTCTCTGCGCTCGTTACTGGTTTACTCACCCGTGGTTTGACCAATAGGCTGCCAGTTACACTGAACATTCGGGACAACCCAAAGGGAGTGCACACtgaggagacaaacacacagacgctgATATGCAAGTGTCATATGCTACAGTTTATAGCTGCTAGTTAATTGTGATTGAGATATACTTACACAAAAGCAGCAATACTCCAAACAGAGAGATTCCTGAGTACAGGTAGGGAAGGTAATACTCCCACAGGTCTGAAATTCAAAGAGTATGAGCAActttaaaacaaactgtaaaaccagTTGTCACTGAGCGATCTATAATGCATGTGACTCACCGTAGAGGCTCTTCCTGGCTATGTTGTCGTGGAGGAGGGCTGATGCCACCCACACAATGCCCAGCACAAGCAGagccagcagcaacagcagcactaCTGCTTCGTACACCCGTGCCATAACCCcctacacaaaacaaaacagatcaacAGGTTCACAGATACTGCCAATTTATTATATGGTCTTGGAGTTGA
Proteins encoded:
- the lmbr1l gene encoding limb region 1 homolog-like protein isoform X2 — its product is MARVYEAVVLLLLLALLVLGIVWVASALLHDNIARKSLYDLWEYYLPYLYSGISLFGVLLLLLCTPFGLSRMFSVTGSLLVKPRLLEDVEDTLSCTSFEEDSLSRKLNCGNTSCWVKLNMEAMKKEYQTVRSKRIALEMRRKASPWQRNLGYPLAMLVLLALTVMCVLMVCFNVLELLLDETAMPRGMEDPHLGMASFSMFGSLGAAVQVVLILYLMVSSVVGFYSSPLFTGLLPRAQDTNLTQIIANCVSLLILSSALPVFSRTLGITRFDLLGDFGRYNWLGNFYIVFLYNMLFAGLTSASLIKTVTWAVQRELIRAFGLHRLPLTVSRSTVPFRLLLASGLSKIQ
- the lmbr1l gene encoding limb region 1 homolog-like protein isoform X1, whose product is METDDVSVREQLFHNRVRETIICVLLFTCLYIVSYLILTHFKKTAEFVTDDIEDATVNKIALWLCTFTLSVAVCAVLLLPISILSNEVLLTFPQSYYMQWLNGSLIHGLWNLVFLFSNLSLVFLMPFAYFFTESEGFAGSKKGVMARVYEAVVLLLLLALLVLGIVWVASALLHDNIARKSLYDLWEYYLPYLYSGISLFGVLLLLLCTPFGLSRMFSVTGSLLVKPRLLEDVEDTLSCTSFEEDSLSRKLNCGNTSCWVKLNMEAMKKEYQTVRSKRIALEMRRKASPWQRNLGYPLAMLVLLALTVMCVLMVCFNVLELLLDETAMPRGMEDPHLGMASFSMFGSLGAAVQVVLILYLMVSSVVGFYSSPLFTGLLPRAQDTNLTQIIANCVSLLILSSALPVFSRTLGITRFDLLGDFGRYNWLGNFYIVFLYNMLFAGLTSASLIKTVTWAVQRELIRAFGLHRLPLTVSRSTVPFRLLLASGLSKIQ